The following coding sequences lie in one Oncorhynchus kisutch isolate 150728-3 linkage group LG3, Okis_V2, whole genome shotgun sequence genomic window:
- the aebp1b gene encoding inactive carboxypeptidase-like protein X2, producing the protein MGGHTAVVCLVQLAICCVLLPRAGESAGGIVSLGQAVEEKGMEALYGEESQNEPAKEEELTETQSQTSKEKRATEEDALPARVRRAEEEGKGNKKKGKKDKKDKKNKEPKVPKATKKPKADKKPKKGKGKEPRTEAPTTTPPPTTTTLPPTTTTPPPTTTTEVYTEAAPTEPDPYPDYPYTDNEDDYWRPDEEEPGGPVVDPEDDYWKGENPTATPPTPVVDGKVDKGDEDYWDARYEVPENLPFPDGTEVVPTEKDDWSYAVTEELVTPPPTYESPWYEEYDYGHSGGQTKKQEEREIQRKEKEREDRERAQQRREEEERAKAKKRPHVFKEPKKCPPLGMESHRIESDQLLASSMSHYRYSQARARLNIQASDDEEDMHGGAWCPNPEDNIHWFEMDARRATEFTGIITQGRDSRNESDFVTSYYVQFSNDSREWKTIHDGYSDWLFFGNSNKDTPVLNQLAEPILARYIRVIPQSWNGSCCMRLEVLGCPLPDPTSAYQRLQNEVTPVQYLDFRHHNYSDMVTMMKSVSEECPNITSMYSLGRSSNGLDILAMVISGNPTEHEIGEPEFRYTAGLHGNEATGREMVLLLLQYLCKEYNDGNPRVRRLVEGIRIHLVPSLNPDGQEKALTVGSELSGWTTGHWTEDGHDIFQNFPDLNSVLWEAEDKGMVPKLIPNHHVKIPADQEGDDRIAVETRAIILWMESHPFVLGANFQGGERFVAYPYDNHHLTKTAGTSTREGKRERAQSRKKRQYEEFDVTAWGRDYDREEPEEDDRNRGYQQPEEDQWNRGYQEPEEDQWNRGYQQPEEDQWNRGYQQPEEDQWNRGYQQPEEDQWNRGYQQREEDQYNRGYQQPEEEWRGHGYGHREEEDDRGRGEDDRGRGGYAEPEDEPRATADASFFRWLAISYASTHLSMTYTSHGSCHGNDITGGVGIVNRAKWQPVTGSMNDFSYLHTNCLELSVFLGCDKFPHQSELVIEWEKNREAMLTFMEQVQRGIRGVVKDNEGNPIANATVSVEGVNHDVSTAVTGDYWRLLNPGEYRVTVRAEGFAPLTKLCVVGYEAGATTCSFNLAKSNWDRIKQIMALHGNKPIRLLSHGNGGTRQYTVSNGNRHHGVSAMAVKVRQEQKQKLRIDRHRSLQQKRLRRSTTTLPPTTTPVPTTIEAEPTTAWYDSWFIGEGQTSAPESFTDSILDYKYEYKIDDY; encoded by the exons CCAGGGTCAGGAGAGCCGAAGAGGAGGGCAAAGGGAATAAAAAGAAGGGCAAGAAAGACAAGAAAGACAAGAAGAACAAGGAGCCCAAAGTGCCCAAGGCCACCAAGAAGCCTAAAGCAGACAAAAAGCCAAAGAAGGGCAAAGGAAAGGAGCCACGGACAGAAGCACCTACAACAACTCCACCACCTAcaactaccacactaccacccaCAACTACCACACCACCACCTACAACTACCACAGAGGTGTACACAGAAGCAG CTCCCACAGAACCTGACCCATACCCAGACTACCCCTACACAGACAACG AGGATGACTACTGGAGGCCAGATGAGGAGGAGCCTGGAGGCCCAGTGGTCGACCCAGAAGATGACTACTGGAAGGGAGAGAACCCAACGGCCACGCCCCCCACTCCTGTGGTGGATGGAAAGGTGGACAAGGGAGACGAGGACTACTGGGACGCCAGAT ATGAGGTGCCCGAGAATCTTCCTTTCCCTGATGGTACAGAGGTCGTCCCCACAGAGAAAGATGACTGGAGCTATGCTGTTACAG AGGAGCTTGTTACACCACCACCCACCTATGAAAGCCCATGGTACGAGGAGTATGACTACGGGCATAGTGGTGGACAGA CGAaaaaacaggaggagagagagatccaaaggaaagaaaaggagagagaggatagag AGAGAGCtcagcagaggagggaggaggaagagagggccaAAGCCAAGAAGAGACCACACGTATTCAAGGAGCCCAAAA AGTGTCCTCCCCTGGGTATGGAGTCTCATAGGATAGAATCAGACCAGCTGctggcctcctccatgtctcactACCGCTACAGCCAAGCCAGGGCACGACTCAACATACAg gctTCGGATGATGAGGAGGACATGCATGGTGGGGCGTGGTGTCCTAACCCAGAGGACAATATTCACTGGTTTGAGATGGACGCTCGCAGAGCAACAGAGTTTACTGGGATCATAACACAGGGACGAGACTCACGCAACGA GAGTGACTTTGTGACATCGTACTACGTGCAATTCAGTAATGACAGCAGAGAATGGAAAACCATCCATGACGGTTACTCTGACTGG ttgTTTTTTGGTAACTCCAATAAGGATACCCCTGTGCTGAATCAGTTAGCTGAGCCCATACTAGCACGCTACATCAGAGTTATCCCTCAGAGCTGGAATGGTAGTTGCTGTATGAGGCTGGAGGTACTAGGCTGCCCACTGCCTG ACCCCACCAGTGCCTACCAGAGGCTGCAGAATGAGGTGACTCCAGTCCAGTACCTGGACTTCAGACATCACAACTACTCAGACATGGTCACG ATGATGAAGTCCGTGTCTGAGGAGTGTCCCAACATCACCAGTATGTACAGCCTGGGTCGCAGCTCCAACGGACTGGACATCCTGGCCATGGTGATATCAGGCAACCCCACAGAACACGAGATAG GTGAGCCGGAGTTCCGCTACACGGCCGGTCTCCATGGAAACGAGGCGACGGGGCGGGAGATGGTTCTTCTTCTGTTGCAGTACCTGTGTAAGGAGTACAATGATGGCAACCCCAGAGTGCGCCGCCTGGTGGAGGGAATACGTATCCACCTGGTGCCCTCACTCAACCCGGATGGGCAGGAGAAGGCCCTGACAGTG GGTTCCGAGCTGAGTGGTTGGACAACAGGCCACTGGACGGAGGACGGCCATGACATCTTCCAGAACTTCCCAGACCTGAACAGTGTTTTGTGGGAGGCCGAGGACAAGGGCATGGTGCCCAAACTGATCCCCAATCACCATGTCAAGATCCCTGCAGATCAAGAGGGGGATGACAGG ATTGCTGTGGAGACTCGAGCCATCATCTTGTGGATGGAGAGCCACCCATTCGTACTGGGGGCCAACTTCCAGGGGGGGGAGAGGTTCGTGGCGTACCCATACGACAATCACCACCTAACCAAGACCGCCGGCACCAGCAccagagagggcaagagagagagggcacaGAGTCGCAAGAAGAGACA GTACGAGGAGTTTGACGTGACGGCGTGGGGGAGGGACTACGACCGCGAGGAGCCGGAGGAAGACGATAGAAACAGGGGATACCAGCAGCCAGAAGAAGACCAGTGGAACAGGGGATACCAGGAGCCAGAAGAGGACCAGTGGAACAGGGGATACCAGCAGCCAGAAGAAGACCAGTGGAACAGGGGATACCAGCAGCCAGAAGAAGACCAGTGGAACAGGGGATACCAGCAGCCAGAAGAAGACCAGTGGAACAGGGGATACCAGCAGCGAGAAGAAGATCAGTATAACAGAGGATACCAGCAGccggaggaggagtggaggggacaTGGCTATGGCCacagggaagaggaggatgacagagggagaggggaggatgacagagggagaggggggtacgCAGAGCCTGAGGATGAACCCAGGGCCACAGCAGACGCCTCCTTTTTCAG GTGGTTGGCCATCTCTTATGCCTCTACTCACCTGTCGATGACATACACTTCCCACGGCTCTTGTCACGGCAATGACATCACTGGAGGCGTTGGAATCGTCAATCGCGCCAAGTGGCAGCCCGTCACAGGAA gTATGAATGACTTCAGCTACCTGCACACTAACTGTCTGGAGCTGTCAGTGTTCCTTGGCTGTGATAAGTTCCCCCATCAGAGTGAGCTGGTCATTGAGTgggagaagaacagagaggcCATGCTCACCTTCATGGAGCag GTGCAGCGTGGGATCAGGGGCGTAGTAAAAGACAATGAGGGGAACCCCATCGCTAATGCTACAGTTTCTGTAGAGGGGGTCAACCATGATGTCTCTACAG CTGTAACAGGGGACTACTGGCGCTTGTTGAACCCAGGTGAGTACCGTGTGACGGTGCGGGCAGAAGGCTTTGCCCCCCTGACCAAGCTGTGTGTGGTGGGCTACGAGGCAGGGGCAACCACCTGCAGCTTTAACCTGGCCAAGTCCAACTGGGACCGCATCAAACAA ATCATGGCCCTGCACGGCAACAAGCCCATACGCCTGCTCAGCCACGGCAACGGCGGAACAAGACAGTACACGGTCTCCAATGGCAACAGGCATCACGGGGTCTCCGCCATGGCTGTTAAGGTGCGCCAGGAACAAAAGCAAAAGCTACGGATCGACCGCCATCGTAGTCTACAGCAAAAGAGACTGAGGAGATCGACAACAACGTTGCCCCCGACGACCACGCCGGTTCCCACGACAATAGAGGCGGAGCCCACCACTGCTTGGTACGACTCGTGGTTCATAGGAGAGGGGCAAACGTCGGCACCGGAAAGTTTCACGGACTCCATCTTGGATTACAAATACGAGTACAAGATCGACGATTACTAA